A single genomic interval of Daucus carota subsp. sativus chromosome 1, DH1 v3.0, whole genome shotgun sequence harbors:
- the LOC108204468 gene encoding 5-amino-6-(5-phospho-D-ribitylamino)uracil phosphatase, chloroplastic yields MVVESIGATSLLRHRPVFGLHYSKDTGGRRKVVNIVRIPRTEFIGQRLVCSTSRGVGPARPLTRMALVKSQAMGLAQEAYSYKDEERLPRNFNIGTDSGVDRKPGMWPPENKADNAALQNPLLRQERMGCGWLGAIFEWEGVLIEENPDLEKQAWLALSQEEGKSPPPTFITRRIEGMKNEQAISEVLCWSRDPSQLKRMASRKEKIYKALQGGIYRFRPGSQEFVNVLIHYKIPIALVSTRPRKTLENAIGAIGIEGVFSVIVTAEDVYRGKPDPEMYMYAAQLLQFLPERCIVFGNSNQTVEAAHDARMKCVAVASKHPVYELGAADLVVKRLDELSIVDLKNLADIDSPEFGEPELEMELEEEADPSSSSSVAFDDDFW; encoded by the coding sequence ATGGTTGTTGAGTCCATTGGTGCAACGTCTCTTTTGAGGCACCGTCCGGTATTTGGACTGCATTATAGTAAGGATACTGGAGGTAGACGGAAGGTAGTTAATATAGTGAGGATTCCTCGGACTGAATTTATTGGTCAAAGGTTAGTTTGTTCTACTTCTCGAGGAGTGGGGCCTGCTCGTCCACTGACGAGAATGGCGCTGGTCAAATCTCAAGCTATGGGATTGGCTCAAGAAGCTTATTCTTACAAGGATGAGGAGCGGTTGCCTAGGAATTTTAATATTGGGACTGATAGTGGTGTTGATCGTAAACCGGGAATGTGGCCTCCAGAAAATAAGGCTGATAATGCTGCACTTCAGAATCCATTGCTTCGACAAGAAAGGATGGGTTGTGGGTGGTTAGGTGCTATATTTGAATGGGAAGGAGTTTTAATTGAAGAAAATCCCGACCTTGAGAAGCAGGCTTGGTTGGCTctttctcaagaagaaggaaaatCACCACCACCAACTTTCATCACTCGGAGAATTGAAGGTATGAAGAATGAGCAGGCAATTTCTGAGGTTCTATGTTGGTCGAGAGATCCCTCTCAGCTAAAGAGAATGGCCTCAAGAAAGGAGAAGATTTATAAAGCTTTGCAGGGAGGAATATACAGATTTCGACCTGGTTCTCAAGAGTTTGTCAATGTTTTGATACATTACAAGATACCAATTGCCTTGGTATCCACCCGACCAAGGAAAACTCTCGAGAATGCAATTGGAGCGATTGGGATTGAAGGTGTTTTCAGCGTGATTGTAACAGCAGAGGATGTGTATAGAGGAAAGCCCGATCCAGAAATGTACATGTATGCAGCACAGCTTTTACAGTTTCTACCCGAGCGATGTATTGTGTTTGGAAACTCAAATCAAACTGTAGAGGCAGCTCATGATGCAAGAATGAAGTGTGTCGCTGTTGCCAGCAAGCATCCTGTGTACGAACTTGGGGCTGCTGATTTAGTCGTGAAGCGCCTAGACGAGCTTTCTATTGTAGATCTGAAGAACCTAGCTGATATTGATTCTCCCGAATTTGGCGAGCCAGAGTTGGAAATGGAGTTGGAGGAAGAGGCCGATCCATCCTCATCTTCTTCAGTAGCATTTGATGATGACTTTTGGTGA